From one Molothrus ater isolate BHLD 08-10-18 breed brown headed cowbird unplaced genomic scaffold, BPBGC_Mater_1.1 matUn_MA509, whole genome shotgun sequence genomic stretch:
- the LOC129046604 gene encoding uncharacterized protein LOC129046604, whose amino-acid sequence MWSLTQSLMDLLCDNDAEIAGMTLITLSFLFLHKSHILMSTPIALQLAEALLPLFDHNNNQVQVLSIKLFRSFLGNAALCGQVHDLKKLVKEQKLWKFSECLLAEDRSRAAEHLRRALRYLQSPQEPLREAAISFMGMAGRRLRGQQRELQLICTALEDKTNDISLAVGSLAIQTLCILKSGEQAPISSFQWLRNHLRRAWKTRPRVSRLGCLPCRSSVES is encoded by the exons ATGTGGAGCCTGACCCAAAGCCTCATGGACCTTCTGTGCGACAATGATGCAGAGATAGCTGGGATGACACTCATCACACTCAGCTTTCTATTCCTGCACAAATCACACATTCTGATGTCAACCCCcattgccctgcagctggctgaggcGCTCCTGCCACTCTTTGACCAC aataATAACCAGGTACAGGTGCTGTCCATAAAACTCTTCAGGA gcttCTTGGGAAACGCTGCTTTGTGCGGTCAAGTTCATGATCTCAAGAAGCTGGTGAAGGAGCAGAAACTGTGGAAGTTCAGCGAGTGCCTG ctggcagaggacaggagccGAGCGGCCGAGCACCTGCGCCGGGCCCTGCGCtacctgcagagcccacaggagcccctgcGAGAGGCGGCCATCAGCTTCATGG gCATGGCCGGGCGGCGCCTGAGGGGGCAGCAGCgagagctgcagctgatctGCACTG CCCTTGAAGACAAAACAAATGACATCAGCCTTGCCGTTGGAAGCTTGGCAATTCAAACACTGTGCATCCTCAAGTCAGGAGAGCAGGCTCCCATCTCCAGCTTCCAGTGGCTCCGAAATCACCTGCGCAGGGCATGGAAGACACGGCCTCGTGTGTCACGGCTCGGCTGCCTGCCCTGCCGCAGCTCTGTGGAGAGCTGA
- the LOC118701445 gene encoding uncharacterized protein LOC118701445, whose product MGKRLQCPWSASSASAAPGATVCRDSPFQKEEDLVWDRLLSWQQLSRAALKGRAWDLVPWRFPKVSLLQEAPGTDMEQRPPRVPKLAWVEEKEEEEGPGMAPAQETEEVVPFHPPQEDAALERTQEQESSRGRFRRTAQLVCDFIRSIGQEETSTMGTGLRAHSELLSHETSAALLDLLLEKGVARPEQVPAMVRSIHRWLLANDSAQHRLDKALLNLTRAQPGDAVVTLLRVAPSCDRYGAHLPRGLRPPQPITLYRLAQVSEQQRVPGPSGCCLSQPWHVSPRACCHAPLPSLRGLSPQGWAAWLLLARPSGQMWRALWTVG is encoded by the exons ATGGGGAAGCGCCTGCAGTGTCCGTGGAGCGCGTCCAGTGCCAGCGCTGCCCCAGGGGCCACggtctgcagggacagccccttCCAGAAGGAGGAGGACCTGGTTTGGGATCGgctcctctcctggcagcagctctccagag CTGCCCTCAAGGGCAGAGCGTGGGACTTGGTGCCCTGGAGATTTCCCAAGGTGTCTCTCCTGCAAGAAGCTCCAGGCACAGACATGGAGCAGAGACCCCCGAGAGTGCCCAAGCTGGCCTgggtggaggagaaggaggaggaagaaggcccTGGAatggccccagcacaggagacagAAGAGGTGGTGCCGTTCCATCCACCGCAGGAgg atgcagccctggagcGCACACAAGAGCAGGAATCCAGCCGTGGCCGCTTCCGCAGAACAGCCCAG CTCGTCTGCGACTTTATCCGGAGCATTGGGCAGGAAGAGACCAGCACCATGGGCACTGGGCTCAGAGCTCACTCAGAGCTCCTCAGTCATGAGACCAGTGCCGCCCTGCTGGATTtgctcctggagaagggtgtTGCCAGGCCAGAACAA gtgcccgcCATGGTGAGGTCCATTCACCGATGGCTCCTGGCCAATGAttctgcccagcacaggctggacaAGGCCCTGCTGAATCTCACCAGAGCACAGCCGGGTGACGCAGTGGTGACGCTCCTGCGTGTGGCCCCGTCCTGTGACAGGTATGGGGCCCACCTGCCCAGAGGGCTCAGGCCTCCCCAGCCCATCACCCTGTACCGCCTGGCCCAGGTGTCTGAGCAACAGAGAGTTCCAGggccctctggctgctgcctttcccagccctggcacgtCAGCCCccgagcctgctgccatgctcccttGCCGTCCCTCAGgggcctgtccccacagggctgggctgcctggctgctgctggccaggcccAGTGGGCAgatgtggagagctttgtggacagttggctag